The Thalassotalea sp. HSM 43 genome window below encodes:
- the dinB gene encoding DNA polymerase IV, whose amino-acid sequence MKIVQRSRKIIHIDMDCFFAAVEMRDDPSLRNIPIAIAGRSERSVVSTCNYPAREYGVRSAMSVKKALQLCPHLTLVPSRMAQYQQASQKIREIFSRYTQMIEPLSLDEAFLDVSDSSLCNGSATRIAEKIRQDIFNELQLTASAGVAPNKFLAKIASDENKPNGQCVIAPNQVESFVEHLPLKKIPGVGPKTLQKLNRKGFNTCADVRAADIKTLVRQFGKFGTSLYRRAHGIDDRQVETERERKSLAIETTLMEDIESFEQCMQVVEKLLPKFKERLSKVEDRQIKSQGVKVKFDDFSQTTVENSCDELQQGMLATQLHKALERGEGKKVRLIGLHMGFKSQQVVQINEPQLSFDLK is encoded by the coding sequence ATGAAAATAGTACAACGTAGCAGAAAAATTATTCACATAGATATGGACTGCTTTTTTGCAGCGGTTGAAATGCGTGATGATCCCAGTTTGCGCAATATTCCTATCGCAATTGCCGGCCGCAGTGAACGCAGTGTCGTCTCTACTTGTAATTATCCTGCGCGGGAATACGGTGTGCGCTCGGCGATGTCGGTGAAAAAAGCATTGCAGCTTTGTCCGCATTTAACCTTGGTGCCATCAAGAATGGCGCAATACCAACAAGCATCACAAAAAATTCGAGAGATATTCAGTCGTTATACACAAATGATAGAGCCACTGTCGCTCGATGAAGCGTTTCTCGATGTCAGTGATAGCAGTTTATGCAATGGCAGTGCGACACGAATAGCTGAGAAAATTCGGCAAGATATATTCAATGAGTTGCAGTTAACCGCATCTGCTGGGGTCGCACCCAATAAGTTTTTAGCCAAAATAGCGTCTGATGAAAACAAACCTAATGGACAGTGTGTTATCGCCCCCAATCAAGTAGAGTCATTCGTTGAACATTTGCCGCTCAAAAAAATTCCTGGCGTTGGCCCCAAGACCCTGCAAAAGCTCAACCGCAAAGGCTTTAATACCTGCGCCGATGTGCGTGCAGCGGATATTAAAACACTGGTGCGTCAATTCGGTAAGTTTGGTACTAGCTTGTATCGCCGTGCGCACGGTATTGATGATCGTCAAGTTGAGACTGAACGTGAACGTAAGTCGTTAGCCATAGAAACCACGTTAATGGAAGACATCGAAAGTTTTGAGCAATGCATGCAAGTGGTGGAAAAGCTGCTACCAAAATTCAAAGAACGCTTAAGCAAAGTCGAAGATCGGCAAATTAAATCTCAAGGGGTTAAAGTGAAATTTGATGACTTTAGCCAAACCACCGTTGAAAACAGCTGCGATGAATTGCAACAGGGCATGTTAGCAACGCAATTGCACAAAGCTTTAGAGCGAGGCGAGGGCAAAAAAGTGCGTCTAATTGGCTTACATATGGGCTTTAAATCGCAACAGGTGGTACAGATAAATGAACCGCAATTGTCATTCGATTTAAAATAA
- a CDS encoding recombinase family protein: MRGTVYAYSDNNINPVIIPYQRVSSMRQVSGDGSDGIARQKRKTLESAQRLADEHGYEILSSVTDSGISAFHKSNFDGEAGMGLIRSMVLNGEVAKGSIVVFEQFDRFSRGEPMWVLRQMSDLLENGLHIHIAHMDRTFTYESMNSDMGQLMMAIAFICAAHAESLTKQKRTRSSIAHQVKLAKEQGIPVTFGMHPPWLRRTPTHWEVIPERVELIKRWAELTVQGYGGTKIAGIMNDENQPTWDNKRKVKPKKWYNKIILDTLASDSLIGVAHFKTHDGDTTINGHYPKIITDEQYAYIQSQIAKRKHKTINVGGSKSGYVSFVTGIGVTFCPYCGSSMIAKQMKRKLKSGEAVIDRFVACSGAHQQYTDCTTSRSLLRIVERVLVEFCSDRINFEDVFGQANPRNEIKELIASKEQELAILTKSRKRLMKLFAMMDEDEDDTELEEQITDNRRESRILHDSLDELNKELLSTKDSVGDEFLLLVQQVRDNDIHEDIRLRLRELIPMFVERIEIANRGFHWVRAPERKAKLDKLLSIMGDDVDYDFLAEFKAKMESTSLNNLSYGIRFRSGAYRYFAVNRKSGDWQVKTDIGGG; this comes from the coding sequence ATAAGAGGTACTGTATATGCGTACAGTGACAATAACATCAATCCAGTAATAATTCCATACCAACGGGTAAGCTCAATGCGTCAGGTGTCTGGTGATGGCTCAGATGGCATCGCGCGCCAAAAGAGAAAAACTCTAGAGTCTGCGCAACGTCTGGCCGATGAACATGGGTATGAGATTCTCTCGTCTGTTACTGATTCTGGTATATCCGCATTTCACAAATCTAACTTTGATGGTGAAGCTGGCATGGGGCTAATACGTTCCATGGTCTTGAATGGTGAAGTAGCTAAAGGGTCAATAGTCGTATTTGAACAATTTGATCGCTTTTCTCGTGGAGAACCAATGTGGGTACTCCGACAGATGAGTGATTTACTTGAGAACGGCTTACATATTCACATCGCTCATATGGATAGAACCTTTACGTACGAAAGTATGAACTCAGACATGGGTCAACTCATGATGGCAATTGCTTTTATATGTGCCGCTCATGCGGAGTCCTTGACTAAGCAGAAGCGTACTAGAAGTTCCATTGCTCATCAGGTTAAGCTGGCTAAAGAACAAGGAATTCCAGTGACGTTCGGTATGCACCCACCTTGGCTTCGACGTACTCCAACTCATTGGGAAGTAATACCAGAACGAGTTGAGTTGATTAAACGTTGGGCTGAGTTGACAGTTCAAGGTTATGGTGGAACTAAAATTGCTGGCATTATGAATGATGAGAATCAGCCAACATGGGACAATAAGCGCAAGGTTAAGCCTAAGAAGTGGTACAACAAAATAATTCTGGACACATTGGCGTCAGACTCATTGATAGGAGTTGCACACTTCAAGACTCACGATGGTGATACTACTATCAATGGTCACTACCCAAAAATCATTACTGATGAGCAATACGCATACATTCAAAGTCAAATAGCTAAGCGTAAACATAAGACTATCAATGTCGGTGGCTCTAAATCTGGGTATGTTTCATTCGTCACTGGGATTGGCGTCACGTTCTGTCCGTACTGTGGCTCATCGATGATTGCTAAACAAATGAAACGCAAGCTAAAAAGTGGTGAAGCTGTTATTGACCGTTTCGTTGCATGCTCAGGTGCTCATCAACAATACACAGATTGCACTACTTCACGCTCGCTTCTTCGAATAGTGGAAAGAGTACTAGTTGAATTTTGCTCTGACCGTATCAACTTTGAAGATGTTTTTGGTCAAGCAAATCCTAGAAATGAGATTAAGGAGTTAATAGCAAGCAAAGAGCAAGAGTTGGCCATATTGACTAAATCGCGAAAGAGGTTAATGAAGCTGTTTGCCATGATGGACGAAGACGAAGACGATACCGAATTAGAAGAACAGATAACTGACAATCGTAGAGAATCGAGGATACTACATGATTCACTTGACGAGCTTAATAAAGAGCTGCTTTCAACCAAAGATTCAGTCGGTGATGAATTCCTGTTACTGGTGCAGCAGGTTCGAGACAATGACATTCATGAGGATATTAGGCTCCGACTGCGGGAACTGATACCAATGTTCGTAGAACGGATTGAGATTGCTAATCGCGGATTCCACTGGGTTAGAGCGCCTGAACGTAAGGCCAAGCTTGATAAACTTTTGTCAATTATGGGTGATGATGTAGATTATGACTTTCTGGCAGAGTTCAAGGCAAAAATGGAGTCTACGAGTTTGAATAATTTAAGTTACGGCATTCGGTTCAGGTCTGGTGCTTATAGGTATTTTGCGGTTAATCGTAAATCTGGTGATTGGCAAGTTAAGACTGATATCGGTGGCGGTTAG
- a CDS encoding recombinase family protein, which produces MKQKFIIYKRLSTKREIQEHSFEVQDRIIKSYLDTAPDAYIVNSYEEEFSGASIDKRPMLQQAIIDCKRHNAVLLIAKLDRLTRSAKDYHIIADTVDLKSADMPDADNIMLGMRALMSQWELATIRKRISDGVNNAIANGAKCGNRTKRRRTFNREDAQRGVQTVKQNKAARMAHLQPQVKSLYNQGRTMSQVADMLNGLGVPTTGKGKWYATTVKRIIDFDASSVT; this is translated from the coding sequence ATGAAGCAGAAGTTCATTATCTATAAGCGATTATCCACCAAACGAGAAATCCAAGAGCATTCATTTGAAGTCCAAGACCGCATAATCAAATCATACTTAGACACTGCACCTGACGCTTATATCGTAAACTCATATGAGGAAGAGTTTAGTGGAGCATCTATCGATAAGAGGCCAATGCTCCAGCAAGCGATTATCGACTGTAAGCGCCACAACGCAGTTTTGCTTATAGCTAAATTAGATAGACTCACTCGCTCAGCTAAGGACTACCACATAATTGCAGATACGGTTGATTTGAAATCAGCTGATATGCCAGATGCAGACAACATTATGTTGGGAATGAGAGCGTTAATGTCACAATGGGAATTAGCTACTATCCGTAAACGCATATCAGATGGAGTCAATAACGCCATTGCTAATGGAGCTAAATGTGGTAACCGAACCAAACGTCGTCGCACATTCAATAGAGAAGATGCTCAACGTGGTGTTCAAACGGTCAAGCAGAATAAAGCTGCTAGGATGGCACACCTACAGCCACAAGTGAAATCACTTTACAATCAAGGCCGCACTATGTCTCAAGTCGCTGATATGCTCAATGGATTGGGAGTACCAACTACTGGAAAAGGTAAATGGTACGCTACTACAGTTAAACGTATAATCGATTTCGACGCGTCAAGCGTTACGTAG
- a CDS encoding MBL fold metallo-hydrolase has product MKRLTLIAFCLSLCSFVTQAARDFSNVEIKTTKVAGNVYMLEGSGGNIGVLATDAGLVLVDDQFAPLAAKIEAAMKSIKDQPVKYVVNTHYHGDHTGANAHFGKSAPIFAHENVRKRVAANEKQTEADLPVVTYDSGVSIYLGGETIQLKHLPSGHTDGDSVVYFKNANVLHMGDLFFQGRFPYVDLKGGGSVKGYLANIKAIAKSFPDDVAIIPGHGVLSDKKELQRFIDMIEFSVNKVEAALKEGATSEDILAYGIGEEYKDWGWNFITEERWLKTLISDLDK; this is encoded by the coding sequence ATGAAAAGATTAACGTTAATTGCGTTTTGTTTATCACTTTGTAGTTTTGTAACGCAAGCTGCTCGAGATTTTTCAAACGTAGAAATAAAAACAACCAAGGTTGCTGGCAATGTGTATATGCTTGAAGGTTCAGGCGGTAACATTGGCGTGTTGGCAACAGATGCGGGTTTGGTCTTAGTTGATGACCAGTTTGCACCGCTGGCAGCAAAAATCGAAGCAGCGATGAAGTCAATTAAAGATCAGCCTGTTAAGTATGTGGTTAACACCCATTATCATGGTGATCATACCGGTGCTAATGCCCACTTTGGTAAATCAGCACCAATATTTGCCCATGAAAATGTTCGTAAGCGTGTCGCCGCAAACGAAAAACAAACTGAAGCTGATTTGCCTGTCGTTACTTACGATAGCGGTGTAAGCATCTACTTAGGCGGCGAAACCATTCAATTAAAACATTTACCTAGCGGTCACACCGATGGCGACTCGGTGGTTTATTTTAAAAATGCCAATGTATTGCATATGGGAGACTTATTCTTTCAAGGTCGTTTTCCATATGTGGACTTAAAAGGTGGCGGTAGCGTGAAAGGCTATTTGGCTAATATCAAGGCCATTGCCAAGTCGTTTCCAGATGATGTGGCGATTATTCCAGGTCATGGTGTGCTAAGCGATAAGAAAGAGCTACAGCGCTTTATTGATATGATTGAATTTTCAGTTAACAAAGTTGAAGCGGCTTTAAAAGAAGGCGCAACCAGTGAAGACATTCTTGCCTATGGTATTGGTGAGGAATACAAAGACTGGGGTTGGAATTTTATCACCGAAGAGCGTTGGCTCAAGACCTTAATTAGCGATTTGGATAAATAA
- a CDS encoding S9 family peptidase produces the protein MYATEEVDTEQKQALNNPISIERIYSAPSLQGPGTKQLKYSPDGSKVTYLKSKDSDSNRYDLWQYDIASNKHSLLVDSDSIHSGKEELSDEEKARRERMRVYGSGIMEYVLSADGTQILFPINGDLYLYTLASGKSRRLTLDQAYETDIKFSPTGRYVSFIKDQDIHIIDLQENRESKLTEDGDGTIKNGMAEFVAQEEMDRMTGYWWSPDDKHIAFLKVDESEVKTELRNEIYAEQIKLYEQRYPATGTNNVKISLHSVKVSNGKISNYNLGSEQDIYIARVNWTPDSKSIVYQWQDRSQQTLKLVLQSLKSKRGRTIVEESSKHWINLNNDLRFLKKSRQFIWASEKDGFKHLYLYNYSGEQIARLTQGNWVVDEVVAVDEDKGFVYFTGREDTPLEKHLYKVTLDGKSPEHAIRISKRNGFHKITFASDKSSYIDNFSNIDTPPQVSLHSLNGNVKTYLQENKLDSSHPAFPYIDDMVKPKFGSIKASDGETALYYKLYQPSNMQPGKKYPVIVKVYGGPHAQRVTNKWEGMDFTQYLVQQGYVVFQLDNRGSNYRGTAFEFAIHKHLGKVELEDQISGVEFLHTQPFVDKERIGIYGHSYGGYMAIMAMFKAGDYFKAGVSGAPVTDWLLYDTHYTERYLSHPNSNAQGYEDSSVFPYVKDFDDNNDALFLYHGMADDNVLFTNTTKLIKAMQDENKQFELMTYPGSKHSMRGKAVKTHLNYSIVDFFNRRLKQ, from the coding sequence ATGTATGCCACTGAAGAAGTGGACACAGAGCAAAAGCAAGCTCTCAATAACCCTATCAGTATCGAACGCATCTATTCGGCGCCTTCTTTACAGGGCCCAGGCACCAAACAGCTAAAGTACAGTCCTGATGGCAGCAAAGTCACTTACCTAAAAAGCAAGGACAGTGATAGCAATCGTTATGACTTGTGGCAATACGATATCGCCAGCAACAAGCATTCTTTGTTGGTAGACTCTGATTCGATTCACAGCGGTAAAGAAGAACTCAGCGACGAAGAAAAAGCCCGTCGAGAACGCATGCGCGTCTACGGCTCAGGCATTATGGAATATGTATTGTCAGCAGATGGTACGCAAATTTTGTTCCCGATCAACGGTGATTTATACCTATACACCCTTGCCAGCGGAAAATCTCGTCGTTTGACCTTAGACCAAGCCTACGAAACCGACATTAAGTTCTCGCCGACTGGTCGTTACGTATCTTTTATTAAAGATCAAGATATCCATATTATCGACCTGCAGGAAAACCGCGAAAGTAAGTTAACCGAAGACGGTGACGGCACCATAAAAAATGGTATGGCGGAGTTTGTGGCGCAAGAAGAAATGGATCGCATGACGGGCTACTGGTGGTCACCAGATGATAAGCATATCGCGTTTCTAAAAGTCGATGAGTCAGAAGTGAAAACCGAACTGCGCAATGAGATATATGCAGAGCAAATCAAACTTTATGAGCAACGCTACCCCGCGACCGGCACCAACAACGTTAAAATATCCCTGCACAGCGTTAAAGTAAGCAATGGTAAAATCAGTAACTATAACTTGGGCTCAGAACAAGACATTTATATCGCTCGGGTAAACTGGACACCTGATTCAAAGAGTATTGTCTATCAATGGCAAGACCGTTCACAGCAAACCTTAAAACTGGTTTTGCAAAGTTTAAAGAGTAAGCGTGGTCGCACGATTGTTGAAGAATCATCAAAGCATTGGATCAACCTGAATAATGATTTGAGATTCCTTAAAAAAAGCAGACAATTTATTTGGGCCTCAGAAAAAGACGGATTTAAACATCTCTATTTATATAACTACAGTGGCGAGCAAATAGCGCGATTAACGCAAGGTAATTGGGTTGTCGACGAAGTTGTCGCGGTAGACGAAGATAAAGGCTTTGTTTACTTCACTGGTCGTGAAGATACACCACTGGAAAAGCACTTATATAAAGTGACCCTTGATGGTAAGTCGCCAGAGCATGCCATTCGCATCAGTAAGCGCAATGGATTTCATAAAATCACCTTTGCCAGTGATAAGAGCAGCTACATCGATAACTTCAGCAATATTGATACGCCGCCGCAAGTAAGTTTGCATTCGCTTAATGGCAATGTAAAAACCTATTTGCAAGAAAACAAACTGGACAGCAGCCACCCTGCTTTCCCGTACATTGATGATATGGTGAAACCTAAGTTTGGCTCAATCAAAGCCAGTGATGGTGAAACCGCCTTATATTACAAACTGTATCAACCGAGCAATATGCAACCGGGCAAGAAATATCCGGTCATTGTTAAAGTGTATGGTGGTCCACACGCACAACGTGTCACCAATAAATGGGAAGGTATGGACTTTACCCAATATCTTGTGCAACAAGGTTATGTGGTATTTCAGCTCGACAACCGCGGTTCAAATTACCGTGGCACCGCGTTTGAATTTGCGATCCACAAGCACCTCGGTAAAGTAGAGCTTGAAGACCAAATTAGTGGTGTTGAGTTTTTGCATACCCAGCCGTTCGTCGACAAAGAACGCATTGGTATTTATGGCCACAGTTACGGTGGTTACATGGCCATTATGGCAATGTTTAAGGCCGGTGATTACTTTAAAGCTGGCGTAAGTGGCGCCCCGGTAACTGATTGGTTGCTGTATGACACCCATTATACTGAGCGTTATTTATCTCACCCGAACAGCAATGCACAAGGTTATGAAGACAGCTCTGTATTCCCTTATGTGAAGGATTTTGATGACAACAATGATGCTCTATTTTTGTATCATGGTATGGCTGACGACAATGTGTTGTTTACCAACACCACAAAGTTAATCAAAGCAATGCAAGATGAGAACAAGCAATTTGAATTGATGACCTACCCTGGCAGCAAGCACAGCATGCGTGGCAAGGCAGTTAAAACACATTTAAATTATTCAATCGTTGATTTCTTTAATCGCCGATTAAAACAATAA
- the serB gene encoding phosphoserine phosphatase SerB, producing MSEFAALSRIEFSQSQLIDQVFNQFSQAVNLPFDFDVTQDEIVFSDVAINSDVELVLFADTSMEDFVELINLLQIDQLSLVACNDRGGRVSYRFKVDAIALDKKALLNDFALDAGLELALIEHAPSIDEPGLLVMDMDSTTIQIECIDEIAKLAGVGEEVSAVTERAMQGELDFAESLRARVSTLTGASEDILAQVGQNLPLMPGLEILIAELHRRNWKVAVASGGFTYFTDILKQQLSLDATQANVLEIENGLLTGKVVGDITDAQVKADTLVKLAEQYQLPIAQTVAMGDGANDLLMMNAANLGVAFEAKPIVLQQASAAINTSGLDTLLHYLK from the coding sequence ATGTCTGAATTTGCCGCTCTTTCCCGAATCGAGTTTAGTCAATCACAACTCATCGACCAGGTTTTTAACCAGTTTAGCCAAGCCGTTAATCTGCCGTTTGACTTTGATGTTACCCAAGATGAAATCGTCTTTAGTGACGTTGCCATCAACAGCGACGTTGAGTTGGTATTATTTGCAGATACCAGCATGGAAGATTTTGTCGAACTGATTAATCTGTTGCAAATCGATCAGCTTAGCTTGGTCGCCTGCAATGACCGCGGCGGAAGAGTCAGTTACCGTTTTAAAGTCGACGCCATCGCGCTCGATAAAAAAGCATTGCTTAATGATTTTGCTCTCGATGCTGGGCTAGAGTTAGCGCTAATAGAGCACGCACCAAGTATCGATGAGCCAGGTCTTTTGGTTATGGATATGGACTCAACCACCATTCAAATTGAATGTATTGATGAAATTGCCAAACTGGCAGGCGTTGGTGAAGAAGTCAGTGCGGTCACCGAACGAGCAATGCAAGGTGAACTAGATTTTGCTGAGAGTTTACGTGCCAGAGTGTCAACCTTAACAGGCGCCAGCGAAGACATTCTCGCTCAAGTTGGTCAAAACCTGCCATTAATGCCGGGGCTTGAGATCTTAATTGCTGAATTGCATCGTCGTAATTGGAAAGTCGCGGTTGCTTCAGGCGGCTTTACTTACTTCACCGACATTCTCAAGCAGCAATTGAGCCTAGATGCGACACAAGCCAATGTTCTGGAAATTGAAAACGGCTTACTAACCGGTAAAGTGGTTGGTGATATTACCGACGCTCAGGTTAAAGCGGATACCTTGGTTAAGCTTGCCGAGCAGTACCAATTACCAATTGCGCAGACGGTTGCCATGGGTGATGGCGCCAATGACTTACTGATGATGAATGCCGCCAATCTTGGTGTCGCTTTTGAAGCCAAGCCTATCGTATTGCAACAAGCAAGTGCAGCGATTAACACCTCAGGTCTCGACACACTTTTACATTACTTAAAGTAA
- a CDS encoding polyphosphate kinase 2 family protein, which produces MHKPSPIQLIDNPACLEDVDLNNSFEDGKKQYQKTLAKLQKQLLIVQQAYFHQGHRAILVFEGWDAAGKGGAIRRVTEKLDPRGFRVYPIAAPNQEEQSKHYLFRFQKRLPPAGRIGIFDRSYYGRVLVERVEGFASKKQWQRAYQEINEFERQLSDDGARIIKIFMHISEDEQLKRFEERLQNPYKRWKLTEEDIRNREKWPDYHQAINDMFRQTSTNHSQWQVISGNHKWSARISVLKYLVDTLSAGVDISPPPVDDNIVALAKQQLGINPQEID; this is translated from the coding sequence ATGCATAAACCATCACCAATTCAGTTAATAGACAACCCTGCCTGCTTAGAAGATGTTGATTTAAATAACAGCTTTGAAGACGGTAAAAAACAGTATCAAAAAACCTTAGCCAAACTGCAAAAGCAATTGTTGATCGTCCAACAAGCCTATTTTCATCAAGGCCATCGAGCCATATTGGTGTTTGAAGGCTGGGACGCGGCCGGTAAAGGTGGCGCGATCAGACGCGTTACTGAGAAGCTCGACCCGCGTGGCTTTCGCGTATATCCCATTGCTGCACCAAATCAGGAAGAGCAGAGCAAGCATTACCTGTTTCGTTTCCAAAAACGACTGCCACCTGCTGGGCGTATTGGCATTTTTGACCGCTCTTATTATGGACGCGTGTTAGTCGAGCGAGTCGAAGGCTTTGCCAGTAAAAAGCAATGGCAACGAGCGTATCAGGAAATCAATGAATTTGAACGCCAACTAAGCGATGACGGTGCTCGCATTATTAAGATTTTCATGCACATAAGTGAAGATGAGCAGCTAAAGCGCTTTGAAGAACGTTTACAAAACCCGTATAAACGTTGGAAATTAACCGAAGAAGATATTCGTAATCGGGAAAAGTGGCCTGACTATCATCAGGCGATAAATGACATGTTTCGCCAAACATCCACCAATCACAGCCAATGGCAAGTGATCAGTGGTAATCATAAATGGAGCGCACGCATCAGTGTGCTTAAGTACTTAGTCGATACCTTATCAGCAGGCGTTGATATCAGTCCGCCGCCGGTAGATGACAATATTGTCGCTTTAGCGAAACAGCAACTTGGTATTAATCCCCAAGAAATTGATTAA
- the radA gene encoding DNA repair protein RadA produces MAKTKTAYVCNDCGADFPRWMGQCTECKAWNTISEIRLAKAPGRNGNLAGNLSGYAGQTEAKVQVLNAIDLTDLPRFSSGFVEFDRVLGGGIVPGSAILIGGEPGAGKSTLLLQTMCELADSMGALYVTGEESLQQVAMRANRLGLKTDKLKMLSETSVENICNIAEKEKPKLMVIDSIQVMHMSDIQSAPGSVSQVRESAAYLTRFAKQHHVAMLIVGHVTKDGSLAGPKVLEHCIDCSIMLEGSTDSRYRTLRGHKNRFGAVNELGVFAMTGEGLKEVKNPSAIFLSRQNEQAPGSVVMVLWEGTRPLMVEIQALVDYSALANPRRVVVGAEQNRLSMLLAVLNRHGGLQMNDQDVFVNVVGGVKVSETSIDLALILALVSSFRDRALPRDLMVFGEIGLSGEIRPVPSGQERINEAAKHGFTKAIVPQANMPKDAIEGMEIIGVTKLVEALEAI; encoded by the coding sequence ATGGCTAAAACAAAAACAGCATATGTATGTAATGATTGCGGCGCTGATTTTCCTCGTTGGATGGGGCAATGCACAGAGTGCAAAGCTTGGAATACAATAAGTGAAATCCGCTTAGCGAAAGCGCCAGGGCGCAATGGTAACTTAGCGGGTAACTTGAGTGGTTATGCCGGTCAGACCGAGGCAAAAGTTCAAGTATTAAACGCTATAGACCTTACCGATTTACCACGTTTTAGTTCGGGTTTCGTTGAATTTGATCGTGTATTGGGTGGCGGTATTGTACCAGGTAGCGCCATTTTGATTGGTGGTGAACCTGGAGCCGGTAAATCGACCTTATTATTGCAAACCATGTGCGAATTAGCCGATAGCATGGGTGCCTTGTATGTCACCGGTGAAGAATCACTGCAACAAGTTGCTATGCGTGCCAATCGTTTAGGTTTGAAGACCGATAAATTGAAAATGCTATCGGAAACCTCGGTAGAAAACATTTGTAATATTGCCGAAAAAGAAAAACCTAAACTGATGGTTATCGACTCGATTCAAGTCATGCATATGAGCGATATCCAATCGGCACCCGGCAGTGTCTCGCAAGTTCGAGAATCGGCAGCCTACCTAACACGATTTGCCAAACAACATCATGTGGCCATGTTAATTGTTGGTCATGTCACCAAAGATGGCTCGCTCGCTGGACCAAAGGTTTTAGAGCATTGTATTGACTGTTCTATCATGCTCGAAGGCAGCACGGATTCACGCTATCGTACTTTACGAGGTCATAAAAATCGCTTTGGCGCGGTTAATGAGTTAGGCGTGTTTGCGATGACCGGTGAAGGATTAAAAGAAGTCAAAAATCCATCGGCAATATTTCTCTCGCGCCAAAATGAACAAGCCCCCGGTTCGGTGGTTATGGTGTTATGGGAAGGTACTCGCCCCTTGATGGTGGAAATCCAAGCACTGGTTGATTATTCCGCACTGGCGAATCCACGCCGAGTGGTCGTAGGCGCAGAACAAAACCGTTTGTCGATGTTATTGGCGGTACTAAATCGTCACGGCGGGCTGCAAATGAATGATCAGGATGTATTCGTCAATGTCGTCGGTGGTGTTAAAGTCAGCGAAACCAGTATCGATTTAGCCCTTATTTTGGCGTTAGTTTCAAGCTTTCGCGATCGCGCTCTTCCTCGGGATTTGATGGTGTTTGGTGAAATAGGCTTATCTGGTGAAATACGCCCAGTCCCATCTGGGCAAGAGCGTATCAATGAAGCTGCAAAACATGGCTTTACCAAAGCTATCGTGCCGCAAGCGAATATGCCTAAAGACGCCATTGAAGGCATGGAAATTATAGGCGTGACGAAATTAGTTGAGGCACTCGAAGCGATATAA
- a CDS encoding AhpA/YtjB family protein — protein MDDPNEIIYPQVTPIYVKLMQIGVAVILLLMILNLSVMGVDDSEDLLDKHFDAVAKQHLLQAVNTSKVLLADKNKQQIQAFVSSLADADFVEQAVLYDSKGEAIASSDNQTSIQQLYGLSLGSESQAADYVPFIEEIREQKLYGYLRMNLVKQNVTEQMQGQIYSQFELFRIMLITAVVAGFLLTRGLSRFSRHGLRLPIKSRQRNSP, from the coding sequence ATGGACGATCCAAACGAAATAATTTACCCACAAGTCACGCCGATCTACGTCAAATTAATGCAAATTGGCGTAGCTGTTATTTTGCTGTTGATGATCCTTAACCTATCGGTTATGGGCGTCGATGATAGTGAAGATTTGTTAGACAAGCATTTTGATGCGGTTGCCAAGCAACATCTACTGCAAGCGGTCAACACCAGTAAGGTGTTATTGGCGGATAAAAACAAACAACAAATACAAGCCTTTGTCAGTTCTCTAGCCGACGCTGACTTTGTCGAGCAAGCGGTACTGTATGACAGTAAAGGTGAGGCGATTGCCAGTTCTGACAATCAAACCAGTATCCAACAATTGTACGGTTTGTCACTTGGCAGCGAGTCTCAAGCCGCTGACTATGTGCCATTTATAGAAGAAATTCGTGAGCAAAAGTTGTATGGCTATTTGCGCATGAATTTGGTTAAGCAAAACGTCACTGAACAGATGCAAGGTCAGATTTATTCGCAATTTGAATTGTTTCGCATCATGTTGATTACAGCGGTTGTGGCCGGTTTCTTATTAACTCGCGGCTTAAGTCGATTTTCACGTCACGGCCTACGTTTGCCGATTAAATCTCGCCAGAGAAACTCCCCTTAG